A single genomic interval of Natronoarchaeum philippinense harbors:
- a CDS encoding HAD family hydrolase — MAPTDYDFWLLDLDGTLVDVEPGYVHDVMGEVGNRLGVEITDREAEVLWHGYGGQRERVIESLDTDAETFWATFHEVEDPTKRSESTFLYEDAAVVAGLDRPTGLVTHCQQYLTDPVLRHHDIADWFDTVVCCTDDLGWKPDPAPVREAMTDLGVAHNGHVGTLVGDSAEDIGAARNAGLDGIHVQRYDPDERGVTVWGDRRIRSFEELI, encoded by the coding sequence ATGGCCCCCACCGACTACGACTTCTGGCTGCTCGACCTCGACGGCACGCTCGTCGATGTCGAACCGGGCTACGTCCACGACGTAATGGGCGAGGTCGGGAACCGGCTGGGAGTCGAGATCACCGACCGGGAGGCCGAAGTGCTCTGGCACGGCTACGGCGGACAGCGCGAGCGCGTCATCGAGTCGCTGGATACGGATGCCGAGACGTTCTGGGCGACGTTCCACGAGGTCGAGGACCCGACCAAGCGCTCGGAGTCGACGTTTCTCTACGAGGACGCCGCCGTCGTCGCCGGCCTCGACCGACCGACGGGACTGGTCACCCACTGCCAGCAGTATCTCACCGACCCCGTCCTGCGGCATCACGACATCGCGGACTGGTTCGACACGGTCGTCTGCTGTACCGACGACCTCGGCTGGAAACCCGATCCCGCCCCGGTTCGGGAGGCGATGACGGACCTCGGCGTCGCGCACAACGGCCACGTCGGCACTCTCGTCGGCGACAGCGCCGAGGACATCGGTGCGGCCCGGAACGCCGGCCTCGACGGTATCCACGTCCAGCGCTACGATCCCGACGAGCGCGGCGTCACCGTCTGGGGCGACCGGCGCATCCGGTCGTTCGAGGAACTGATCTGA
- a CDS encoding GIDE domain-containing protein gives MIGSLPSWLLVVGAVLVAVLGWFWWRAATEFWQGWTVWRNDPVAVMDAANASGVVEIEGTAESGGPVLESPFTETPCLLCQYEVKEWQSSGQNSHWKTLYEGQDSVPFLAEDDTGSVTVDPEGAEFSLDEDADIESDGGETPPERVQQFLDQIGVDREEGGETSIGPISINRGDRRKYVEKRLDAGDPVHVYGQSRSGRTAGEVSGTVNAVIGDGKATPNFRISEGDESAAIRRHVTSGVIYAAIGAVPGAILAALVAGI, from the coding sequence ATGATCGGATCCCTCCCATCGTGGCTGCTGGTCGTCGGCGCCGTACTGGTGGCGGTGCTCGGATGGTTCTGGTGGCGCGCCGCGACCGAGTTCTGGCAAGGCTGGACAGTGTGGCGAAACGACCCGGTCGCGGTGATGGATGCCGCCAACGCCAGTGGCGTCGTCGAGATCGAAGGCACGGCGGAATCGGGCGGGCCGGTCCTCGAATCGCCGTTTACCGAGACGCCGTGTCTGCTCTGCCAGTATGAGGTCAAAGAGTGGCAGAGTTCGGGCCAGAACAGCCACTGGAAGACGCTCTACGAGGGGCAGGACTCGGTCCCGTTTCTGGCCGAGGACGACACCGGCAGCGTCACCGTCGACCCCGAGGGCGCCGAGTTCTCGCTTGACGAGGACGCCGACATCGAGTCCGACGGCGGCGAGACGCCGCCCGAGCGAGTGCAGCAGTTCCTCGATCAGATCGGCGTCGACCGCGAGGAGGGCGGGGAGACCTCGATCGGGCCGATCTCGATCAACCGCGGCGACCGACGCAAGTACGTCGAGAAGCGCCTCGACGCCGGCGACCCCGTCCACGTCTACGGGCAGTCTCGAAGCGGCCGCACCGCCGGCGAGGTCTCGGGAACGGTCAACGCCGTGATCGGCGACGGCAAGGCGACGCCGAACTTCCGGATCTCCGAGGGCGACGAGTCGGCGGCGATCCGGCGTCACGTCACGTCCGGCGTGATCTACGCGGCCATCGGAGCCGTTCCTGGCGCGATTCTGGCAGCGCTCGTTGCTGGGATCTGA
- a CDS encoding Hsp20/alpha crystallin family protein, translating to MSALRDALRDLPDAVFADLLESDEAYKLVIDLPGVTAETLDVRAEDGRLTIEARRQKSAPTEFRYLREDRSLFLDAELPLPPDASAENAEGTISGGVLELTVPKRGRDVETTIDITAE from the coding sequence ATGTCAGCGCTGCGCGATGCCCTGCGCGATCTCCCCGACGCCGTGTTCGCCGACCTACTCGAAAGCGACGAGGCGTACAAACTGGTGATCGACCTGCCGGGCGTCACGGCCGAGACGCTAGACGTTCGCGCCGAGGACGGCCGCCTGACGATCGAAGCGCGGCGCCAGAAGTCCGCCCCCACCGAGTTCCGATACCTCCGCGAGGATCGGTCGCTGTTCTTGGACGCCGAGCTCCCGCTGCCGCCGGACGCCTCGGCCGAGAACGCCGAGGGAACCATCTCCGGCGGCGTGCTGGAGCTCACCGTCCCCAAGCGCGGCCGGGACGTGGAGACGACCATCGACATCACCGCCGAGTAG